The nucleotide window GAAATGCCAGACTGGCAGAGTAGAATTCTCTACGTGGTACTCTCTGAAACTGTGACCCCTGTCCTTATGCACTGATAGATGACGTATGTCATGGGTGACTGGTTGTTGTCTTCCTGGACCTTCCTGGACTCAGAACAGCAGGATTGGTTGGTGCCCTATGTTCCATAAAGGGGGAGAAGAGGCAGGTGGGCTTTGGGTCCTTGACCTCTCTCAGGTTGGTCCTGGGTGTGCTCTCTGTTGGGCTGTGTGGCATTCTGGGGATCTGCTCAGTATTtgagtcatttaaaatatttctgcccTTCGTCATACCTCATTTTCCCTACCTTATAAAGTAGGGGAAATAACAATCATAACTGCCACCTCTTGTGGACGTTCACCTCTGGCTTCCAGACCCTTTTAGTCATCCTCATGTCTTGGATAGTCATCCAAAGCCATTCAAGCAGAACCCTTCCTTTCTTGAGAGGAGGAaaagttccttttcattttagtctATTGTCTCAAGGTCATATTTTTGAGTTTCTTGAGTTCTCTGAAACGTCTGTTAAAGTGTGTCCAGGCTCCTGGGTAATGGTGTGGGTGTATCAGTGACACTGATGTCAGGTGGACAAGGGTTTGACTCTCAGTCCTGCTACTGAAACACTAGGAGATCTTAGGCGTGGCCTCCTTGGTGCCTGCTGCCTTACCTTTTAAGAGAAGGGTGATTTGTAATACCTAATGTGTAAAGGCCTCTGGCACAGCACTCAATACCTAATGTACAGGCAGGGTTAGCTTGCTTTCTTTACAGGAAGGTCTAGCGCCCTTTTGGTTTTTGTGAAGGCAGGGCAGATGTGAGTGACCACCCCAGAATGAGAAGCTTTACTACTGCCCTAATCAAGGGGCTTCTGAGACCCCTAGCATAGGCTTTGAATCTGACCAGTTCCTATGAATCTTGACCTGCCCCTTCCAGAAATCCAGTTCTTCTACTACAACCAATGAGAAGATCACCAAGTTGTATGAGCTGGGTGGTGAGCCTGAGAGGAAGATGTGGGTGGACCGTTATCTGGCCTTCACGGAGGAGAAGGCCATGGGCATGACAAATCTGCCTGCTGTGGGTAGGAAACCTCTGGACCTGTACCGCCTCTATGTGTCTGTGAAGGAAATTGGTGGATTGACTCAGGTGAGTGCCTGGCACTTGGCTTCCCCTGTGGTTTCAACAAGCCTTTCTGTAGGTACTCAGTGGCCTCACTGGTGCCATGCCTCCCACAGGCACATCACCCTCCCCTGCTCTCTGAGTCACATACTGATAGGCCAGGGAGCCCAGGCCTTCCAGAAGACAAGGCCGCAGGAGGAGGCTGAGGTCTCCATGGGTAGCGTGAAGTATTAGCATTATTTTACatgttcccagagtccccctgagtTGCAAATCGGGGCAAGTCTATGAGCATTCTGATTCCATGGCAGGCAGTTTGGAGTATGAGACAAGGGCAAGATTCAGAGAGGGGTCTGGTTTTGGATTCTTTCTTAGCCACTTACAACCTGAGTGACCTTAATCAAGAAGTATAACCACTCTGagccttcatttttcttatttgtaatgtAGGGACAGTGTGTATCCTGCTAGACTCTTGAAAGCTGGAGATAATAATCAAACGAAACTTGGAGCAAGATTTGTGCCACGTAAATTGGTCTGCAGGATGGTACAAGGGAAGCTAGAATAGAAAGCTTCCCAGTGGAGATGGGACTTCAGGAGCTATTAAGTAGAAATAGTTTATGAAGGAAGTAGTAGGTGGGAAATTGTGTTTAGTTACTGTGTATGGGAGACTTAAATGAATGGATTAATCTCCACTGGAAACCCGAACTGAATACCACCCTGAGCCTTGCGCCTGCCCTGATAgcttaaatctttattttatactCAGCCCGAGAGTCAAACAGGTGAGGCAATCCTGGCAGACAGCCCATCGTGCCTTGCAAACTTTCTTCCTATGTATGTCCTGTAGTCATCATACCAGGAGCTTGCTATTGGATCTGAATGTGCAGCTGAGCTCAGGGGGATGCATAGTGGGAAGGGGTGGACTCCAAATCTTCTAAATCAGAAGAGGAAAACAGCTGTCACCAGCAGAAGAGAAAATGATTGGAATGAAGCCAACCAACAGTCAGTTATGAATTCCTTCTCCCTCAGGCTTTATTCCCCTCCctcacaaaaggaaaacaaaataaaacaagacaCGTGCACACTGCCACATAACCAGCGTGGGAAGCAGAGCCCCAGCAGGCTTCTGAGGTGACCCTGGGTTCATTGCTGCCCTTCTCCCTGGTGTTGAGTTCTCTAGTCAGGGCACTCCTACGTGTAGAGAAAGTGGGCATTGGGTTAGGTTTGGCATACTTTTTTATTGCATGGGCTTCTGGATTCACCGGACCTAAAATGAGGTATAGAGGGAATCCCAAAGCCCAGGGGTCTGACTTCCAGTTTCCAAAAGGTTGCCAGCCTTTTAGATGCTGTGATGTGATTGAACTCTAAAGACAGTTCAGAGAAGACAGAGTGGTGTTACGAGTTAGTTTGTGAAGGCTCCAAGAAGGCAAAAGATGAGTCCTGAGCTCTTCTGAAGGATTAACAGGGTCTGGGTCAAGGGAGGAGCTGTTCCAGTTGACTAGCCCTGATGGCATGAAGATGGGAAAGGGTCTGGAATATACCCTACCAATGCCACCTCCAGCCTTCCAAGTCTCAGCTCAGACATTGCCTGCTATAGGAAGTGTTCCTGGTCATTTCCCCTCCATCTAAACTGTTCCTTCCTTTGCTTCCTTATCACTCTTGTCTCTGGTGTCATAGGTACCATATCAGCAGGTGTCAAAACATTTGAATTCCCTGTGGATTGGGACTGGAAAGTTGGTGTTTGTAGCCCTTGAGAGACAGGCTTATCACATGGCGGACGAATAAATATAAGAATACCtcaaggggaattccctggtggtccagtggttagatcCTGCCACTGCAAGGGACATGGGATCGtgccctggtcggggaaccaagatcctgcatgttgtgcAGCGCAGTCAAAAAACAATTACATGAAGAAGGAATCCTGCCTGGCGAAAGCAGACAGACTAATTGTAGGGGTGGGAGACAGTGTGTTCTGAAGCTGAGGAAAGGAAGCAGAGCTCTAGACTGGTCCCTGGGAAGGTAAAAAAGAAGTCATGGGGCCTGAAGCATCTCCTGGACAGTCAGGACAGTGACTGCTGAGGGCAAGGGGCTTGCAGTCATACGTCACTGAGATGCGGGAGCAGGGACACAAGAATGTCAAATTTGCAAGAAGCCCCacactgagaggaaaaaaaaatcagatatgaaAACCCCCAGTTTGACACAGTAAGTCAGGCAGGGTGGTTGTTGATACTGCCACacatctccattttataaaatgttagtTTTTATCAGTGCATGTAAAATATGATTTGGATCTGATGGTGCTTTGCACATCGTTTTTCAGCAGTACACTTGTGTAACGCAAAGCACATACCTTCTGAATTCTGATCTCTCTGACTAATAGTGATGTAGAGTTCGCCCTATTTTGAATAAGCGCTGTCTGACAGTTGCAGTGATCTGCTGAGGGTAGAGGGAAGCCATGGATTTCATGTTGGCTGTGTACTATCCACCAAGCAAGGGTAACTTCGGTGGTTAACTGAGAACTGCTTTTATAAGATGAATACCTGGTCAGTTGCCTGATGGGGTTCGGGGTATGTGGGCAGGAAGGCCAGATGGAAGATGCACCCCGACTCTTGTGGTTGGTTGTACAGGTCAACAAGAACAAGAAGTGGCGGGAACTTGCGACCAACCTCAATGTCGGCACCTCAAGCAGTGCTGCCAGCTCCTTGAAAAAACAGTACATCCAGTGTCTCTATGCCTTTGAGTGCAAGATCGAACGGGGAGAAGACCCTCCCCCAGACATCTTTGCAGCTGCTGATTCCAAGAAGTCCCAGCCCAAGATCCAGCCTCCCTCGCCTGGTAAGGATGGGGTGAGCAGCCTCACCAAGGCTCACCCTGCAGGGGTAGCATTCCAGGGCCTAGGCTCCTCATTCACCAGTGGCCGCCGCCAGGGATGTGTGCTCTGTCCTGTCCTACGACTGAGCATAACAGGTTGGCAGGCTGAAGAGCGGGCAGTGGCACCTCCCTTGGGAGGTAGTTTGCAGCAACCCTGAGTTTAAATTTTCATTGTGCACCTGGCGCCTTGCCAAATGTTTGTAAACTAGTGAGTGGGAGGGACACTGAACAAGTCGGGAAATCTGACAAATAGCAGTGAGGCAGGCCATCTGGGAGCCTTGGCCCACTGATGTCAGCGCCTTAGAATGCTACTCAGACTAGAGCCCTGAATTCCCCCAGGGAGTTGAGATGGCagtgaatgggaaggaaatgggaAGGAGGGCGTGGGGCGGGAATATGAATGGAGCACTCTGCCGGGAGCGCCTCTGCGCACCCTCCTTTCTGAGAGGAGGATGGGGCCTGGACAGGCATGGTGAGGGAGGAAGGCCAGGGCTCCTATAAGGTGGGTGTGAACACATGTGCCCTGGGGTTGACCTCCGAGGGTGTAAGCAGTGCCTGAGATGACTCATCAGCTGGGGAGGCCCAAGCCGCGGGGTATCTGCTGCTGAGAATGGTAACTAATGGAAGCGTTAATTACTGGTACTGTGCTCATCAGCTTTGCGGAACATTCGAACTGCTGGTGACATTGGGTTAGATGCTTGAGAATAGGAGTTCCTAGGTTCCTACAGTGGTCTGCAGGTTTGGGGTAAGAGGGAACCTCGCCAACCCAGCTTTCCAGGGCCTCTTAGGGCCCTGGCAGCTTGTGTACCAGCATTACAAGGTATAATAGGTTAGACAGGGTCCTTGGGAAAGTAAAGAAAAGGAGTTGGGAATCTTGACAGAGACTCACGTCATCACCAGCATGCTAATGGTCTCCAAACGTGAACAGCAGCGAGAAGAGATGGAGCCCTGAAATTCCCTTCTTTTTTACTGGCCTTGCAGATCTCCTGCTGAGAAGGGTGATTTAGGTTTTAAAGAACCCTAGTTCTAGCCTTTTTAGTGTTCCTCTTCAAAGAGATCCTAGGGCGTTTGTGTGTTTCTACGAGAGTTTTCCTGCTCATCCTGTATCATTGTCCGCAGCGGGATCAGGGTCGATGCAAGGGCCACAGACGCCTCAGTCAACCAGCAGCTCCATGGCAGAAGGAGGAGACCTGAAGCCACCAACTCCAGCATCCACACCGCACAGCCAGATCCCCCCCTTACCAGGCATGAGGTAAGGCCAGGAGCAGGGCCAGGCGGCCTGGGGGGCCTAGACAGGGTGCACGAGGTCCTGTGCAACCCAGGGTGTGACCCTGCTCCAACCAGCGACTCCCATGTGACCTGCGTTATGGGAGGAATTGCTTTATTTAGGGTCTAATTGGCTCCCTTCACTCTTGAGTAGGAGCAATTCGGTCGGGATCCAGGATGCCTTTCCTGATGGAAGTGACCCCACATTCCAGAAGCGGAATTCCATGACTCCAAACCCTGGGTACCAGCCCAGTATGAATACCTCCGACATGATGGGGCGCATGTCCTATGAGCCAAATAAGGATCCTTACGGCAGCATGAGGAAAGGTGACCGACTGCTGTTGGCCTTCTGTCActgagggcagggccagggcaTGGGGGCGTTGGAGTGGCTTAAGGTTCTTGTTGCTCGTCATGCCATCCCCTTCATCCTCCTTTCTTGTCCTCTTCTCCCTGGGCTCACGCATCATCCTTTACAAGTACATGTTCTTTGCTAGTTGGGGCCTTTCTAGATCTCTGTTTCAAACCGGTCAGGAAAACAGTTGGAACAGACCTGAACTCTGAAGAGGGTCTGGGTCTTTGGGGCAGGCAAGGCAGAGGTTGCTCGGCCCGCTGACCTACCAGTTTACTTACTGCCTTCCCTTTTGCTCTCAGCTCCGGGGAACGATCCCTTCATGTCCTCAGGTCAGGGCCCCAATGGCGGGATGGGGGACCCCTACAGTCGAGCTGCCGGCCCTGGGCTGGGAAATGTGGCAATGGGACCGCGACAGCACTATCCCTATGGAGGTCCTTATGACAGAGTGAGGTAAGCAtgtccccctacccccaccctgtCCCACCCCAACACCCCACAGCTATCATGGACTCAACCTGCTCTTCCGATTTTGTTTAGGACGGAGCCTGGCATAGGACCCGAGGGAAACATGGGCACTGGGGCCCCGCAGCCGAATCTCATGCCTTCCAACCCAGACTCGGGGATGTATTCTCCCAGCCGTTAcccgccgcagcagcagcagcagcagcggtgagTAAAGCCTGGTCGCCACGCTGCTGTGATTCAGGCTTCCCCACTCCCACGCTGATCGTCCACTTCTCTCCTGCCCACAGACATGATTCCTATGGCAATCAGTTCTCCGCTCAAGGCACCCCTTCCGGCAGCCCCTTCCCCAGCCAGCAGACCACAGTgtatcagcagcagcaggtgaggaGGGCAGTGGGTGGGCTGATCCACAGGTTCCCCCAGGAGCCTTGTCAGCAGGCCGAGTTGAGGAGTCCCTTTAGATTCCTTGGCGTTCTTCTCCCACCCCGACAGCCAGTTTTGTGTGAAGAGCCAAGCCTTCAGTCTCTTCTTCCCCTGTTTGGGGTCCAGGCCCATCTCCAGTGCTCCACAAGGGTTAGGgtattttgtattttgatttttgaaCCTTTCTACATTTTTCTGCTTAGAGCAAGGGAGAGCCAGAGGGAATAGAGAATGATTCTTGCTTTCAGAAGGAGCTTCAAAAGATTAACTCGTAAAGGTGACTCCTTTGTTCCCGTGGAGTCTGTGTCCCCTCTCCTAGAGGGCCAGAAGTAAGCCCAGCACGTGTCTGGTGTCTCATCTTAGCAGCTGTGGTCTTGCGTCCCTGAATGCAGAGTGTTAactttctctctgcttctgtccCCGTCTTAGAATTACAAGCGGCCGATGGATGGCACCTACGGCCCTCCTGCCAAGCGGCACGAAGGGGAGATGTACAGCGTGCCGTACAGCGCGGGGCAGGGgcagccccagcagcagcagctgcccccCGCCCAGCCCCCACCTGCCAACCAGCAGCAATCTGCTCAGCCTCCCCCTCAGCAGGACGTGTACAACCAGTACGGAAACGCCTATCCTGCCACTGCCGCCACTGCTACTGAGCGCCGACCAGCAGGCGGCCCCCAGAACCAGTTTCCATTCCAGTTTGGCCGGGACCGTGTCTCAGCACCCCCTGGCTCCAATGCCCAGCAGAACATGCCACCACAGATGATGGGCGGCCCCATACAGGCATCGGCTGAGGTTGCCCAGCAAGGCACCATGTGGCAGGGGCGCAATGACATGACCTACAACTACGCCAACAGGCAGAGCACGGGCTCGGCCCCGCAAGGCCCCGCCTATCATGGCGTGAACCGAACAGATGAAATGCTGCACACGGATCAGAGGGCCAACCATGAAGGCCCGTGGCCTTCCCATGGCACACGCCAGCCCCCCTATGGTCCTTCTGCCCCCGTGCCCCCCATGACAAGGCCCCCTCCAGCCAACTACCAGCCCCCACCAAGCATGCAGAATCACATTCCTCAGGTATCCAGCCCCGCTCCCCTGCCCCGGCCAATGGAGAACCGCACCTCTCCGAGCAAGTCTCCATTCCTGCACTCTGGGATGAAGATGCAGAAGGCAGGGCCCCCAGTACCCGCCTCGCACATAGCACCTGCTCCTGTGCAGCCCCCTATGATTCGGCGGGACATCACCTTCCCACCTGGCTCTGTTGAAGCCACACAGCCTGTGTTGAAGCAGAGGAGGCGGCTCACAATGAAAGACATTGGTAAGGAGACCTCCTTGATTGGGTTGCTTAATCTGCCTCTTTACATCTGGTTCAGTGTTCTCTCTCCATCCTGATGTTCTGGATGAGTTAAAATCTGGTCCAGTGTTGACTAAAATAGAGCTAAAGAACTTTGAGTAAGGAAGAAATCAGCCGATGTCAGGCTTTACTAAAGGAACTGCCACGCAGTGATGTCCTAAGCGAGCCTAGAAGCCACGAGGGGCAGATGGGAAGTGCCTCTCACCATGTGTTCTCTTCAGAGTAGCCTGACTAATGAGCCAGCTCTGGGGTGGGGGGCCTCCTGCCAACCTGGGCGTGGTGGATGGACGACGTGGAGGTTTATTTCAGGAACCCCGGAGGCATGGCGGGTAATGATGTCCCTCAAGTCTGGGCTGCTGGCAGAGAGCACGTGGGCATTAGACACCATTAACATCCTGCTGTACGATGACAACAGCATCATGACTTTCAGCCTCAGTCAGGTGAGTCCAGGTGCTGGAGGAACACCGGGAGGGCCTGGGATCTTCTAAAAGTAGATGATGCTAAGTGACCAGGGAATTACACCCTCCCTGGCCAACATGGTTGCCTTTATTTCACTTGTTGTTTTGATACCTTCTATGCCAGTACTTTGCCACTGGCCATAGGCCTGATAATTTGTGTTAGTCAATCAGGACTGACTTCAAAGGGAATTTGGGAGAAACTTCTTGGTATTGGGAAGAAGGGCAGATTCTGCTGATGCCAATGAGGACAGCATATTTTCTAGACCAAAAAGAACCCGGGGTCTTTATCCATGAACCTGTGGTCTCTGTCCGTGAGCAGAgcagtttctttattttccctttctttcttcaccCATGCTGAATAGATGGAAGTCTTTATTGACAACCATTTTTCCTAAGATGTAGAATGGAAAGTGTGAAGAAATGTACATTGTGGGGCAGTGGGAGAGGTTAACACAGAGGTGGCTTTCCAAATTCCAAACCTTCTCTCCAGAGACATGTAGCTGGAGTTTTCTCAGCTAGGAAGAGGTTCTTCTGCACCATCCTACTCTGTCTTTTGATCATCCTCAGTACCTCCCAGCTCATCTGTCAAGGAATTGACTAGCGGGGCAATGTTATTAATAGTTCCGTTTACCGTGCCCTCACTTCGTGCTAGGTCTTTcgtgttttcttttgtgtcatCTTCACTGTAGCCATCTGAGCAGATGTGGCCGCTTAGAGATGAGTAAATAGGCTCAGAGTCTTATTTTTGCCCAGGTTCACACAGCTGTAGGCAGTCTTTCTGAATCCAAAGCCTGGTTCCCatgagagagaaaggaacaaaTATTGATCGAGCAATTTCCATAAGCCAGGCACTTGACATCCTGCATTTAAACCTCAGAACGACGCTATGAAATTTAGGAATTTGCATCATTTTCAGTGGAAAGAGAGGAAAGCTACAGCTCAGAATTTTAAATCATACAGATAGTTCCTGGAAAAGCCAGAATTCAAACCTGGACCCCTCTTTAAATCTAAAGccctattttttcctttcagttataCTCTTCAGCCAGAGATTAATCTGACTGGATTAATGTTTTCTGCTAGGGGTAGGAAATAGCCTGTACAGGATCTAAGCTGGAAAGTTGTACCAGCTTGGAGCAGTGTTTAGAGAGCATAAGCCTCATCCCATTTACTGTGTTACATGATGCACAGAGGTCCAGCCTCCTGGAAAGGTGGGGAGCTTGGGGAAGAGTAGACAAGCATGTGTCCAGCCTGCCTTGTGTTGGAAGGCATCATCCCAGCATGCCCAGCCTTGGGCTTCACTTGCGCTGGAATGTAGGGTGGCCTCCTAGAGGGGCAATGCCAGTGACCCAGCGGGTAGGGAACGGCCTGGGGAAGAAAAGCAGGAGTTGGTTGAGAAAGGCGAGGTAGGGAGGTGGGTGGCCCTGGTAGGTGAGGTACCGAGTTGCTGGTCAGCATGTCCATCTGCAGATGCAGGCTTCTGTGAAGATTGGGCTGAAGGAAGAACTTTGTGCTAGGCAGAGGAGAAATCAATGACTTGCTTTGTGAACGGCCTTTGGGAAAGAACCCTGACTCTCCCAGTGATACAGATGTGTGATCtggaagggaagaggggaggtTAGAGAGAAGACCTTGGCAGGCCTCTCAAGTCGAGGATTCTCTTCTTAGCCACTTTTCTCCCTTAATTTAGttcctgttctttctcttttagcTCCCAGGGTTGCTCGAACTCCTTGTGGAATATTTCCGACGTTGCCTGATTGAGATCTTTGGCATTTTAAAGGAGTACGAGGTGGGTGACCCAGGACAGAGAACACTATTGGACCCTGGGAGATTCAGCAAAGCGTCTAGTCCAGCCCctgtggagggggaggaggaagaagaccTGCTAGGTCCCAAactagaggaggaggaagaggaggaagtaaTTGAAAATGATGAGGAGATGGCCTTTTCGGGCAAGGACAAAGCAGCCTCAGAGAATAGTGAGGAGAAACTGATTAGTAAGTTTGACAAGCTTCCAGTAAAGATCGTGCAGAAGAATGACCCGTTTGTGGTGGACTGCTCAGATAAGCTTGGGCGCGTGCAGGAGTTTGACAGCGGCCTGCTGCACTGGCGGATTGGTGGGGGCGACACCACTGAGCATATCCAGACCCACTTTGAGAGCAAGACAGAGCTGCTGCCTTCCCGGCCTCACGTGCCCTGCCTACCAGTCCCTCGGAAGTATGTCACAGCAGTAGAGGGCACATCAGGGACAACAGAGCAGGAGGGCCCCCCACCTGATGGCCCTCCAGAAAAACGGATCACGGCCACTATGGATGACATGTTGTCCACGAGGTCTAGCACACTGACCGAGGAGGGAGCTAAAAGTGTAGAGGCCACCAAGGAAAGCAGTAAGTTTCCATTCGGCATCAGCCCAGCGCAGAGCCATCGGAACATCAAGATCCTAGAGGATGAACCCCACAGTAAAGATGAGACCCCACTGTGTACCCTTCTGGACTGGCAGGATTCCCTTGCCAAACGCTGCATCTGTGTCTCCAACACCATCCGAAGCCTGTCATTTGTGCCAGGCAACGACTTTGAGATGTCCAAACACCCGGGGCTGCTGCTGATCCTGGGCAAGCTGATCCTTCTGCACCACAAGCACCCAGAACGGAAGCAGGCACCACTAACTTACgagaaggaggaggagcaggaccaAGGGGTGAGCTGCAACAAAGTGGAGTGGTGGTGGGACTGCTTGGAGATGCTTCGGGAAAACACCTTGGTCACGCTCGCCAACATCTCGGGGCAGTTGGACCTCTCCCCATACCCCGAGAGCATCTGCCTGCCTGTCCTGGACGGACTCCTACACTGGGCAGTCTGCCCTTCAGCTGAAGCCCAGGACCCCTTCTCCACCCTGGGCCCCAACGCCGTCCTTTCCCCCCAGAGACTGGTCTTGGAAACCCTCAGCAAACTCAGCATCCAGGACAACAATGTGGACCTGATCCTGGCCACGCCCCCCTTCAGCCGCCTGGAGAAGTTGTATAGCACCATGGTGCGCTTCCTCAGTGACCGAAAGAACCCAGTGTGCCGGGAGATGGCTGTAGTCCT belongs to Capra hircus breed San Clemente chromosome 2, ASM170441v1, whole genome shotgun sequence and includes:
- the ARID1A gene encoding AT-rich interactive domain-containing protein 1A isoform X4, which translates into the protein MAAQVAPAAASSLGNPPPPPSELKKAEQQQQQQREEAGGEAAAAVAAERGEMKAAAGQESEGPAVGPPQPLGKELQDGAESNGGGGGGGAGGPGAEPDLKNSNGNAGPRPALNNNLTEPPGGGGGGSSDGVGAPPHSAAAALPPPAYGFGQPYGRSPSAVAAAAAAVFHQQHGGQQSPGLAALQSGGGGGGLEPYAGPQQNSHDHGFPNHQYNSYYPNRSAYPPPPQAYALSSPRGGTPGSGAAAAAAAGSKPPPSSSASASSSSSSFAQQRFGAMGGGGPSAAAGGTPQPTATPTLNQLLTSPSSARGYQGYPGGDYGGGPQDGGAGKGPADMASQCWGAAAAAAAAAAAAASGGAQQRSHHAPMSPGSSGGGGQPLARTPQPSSPMDQMGKMRPQPYGGTNPYSQQQGPPSGPQQGHGYPGQPYGSQTPQRYPMTMQGRAQSTMGGLSYAQQIPPYGQQGPSGYGQQGQTPYYNQQSPHPQQQQPPYSQQPPSQTPHAQPSYQQQPQSQPPQLQSSQPPYSQQPSQPPHQPSPTPYPSQQSSTQQHPQSQPPYSQPQAQSPYQQQQPQQPASSTLSQQAAYPQPQSQQSQQTAYSQQRFPPPQELSQDSFGSQASSAPSMTSSKGGQEEMNLSLQSRPSSLPDLSGSIDDLPMGTEGALSPGVSTSGISSSQGEQSNPAQSPFSPHTSPHLPGIRGPSPSPVGSPASVAQSRSGPLSPAAVPGNQMPPRPPSGQSDSIMHPSMNQSSIAQDRGYMQRNPQMPQYSSPQPGSALSPRQPSGGQMHTGMGSYQQNSMGSYGPQGSQYGPQGGYPRQPNYNALPNANYPSAGMAGSMNPMGAGGQMHGQPGIPPYGTLPPGRMSHASMGNRPYGPNMANMPPQVGSGMCPPPGGMNRKTQETAVAMHVAANSIQNRPPGYPNMNQGGIMGTGPPYGQGINSMAGMINPQGPPYPMGGTMANNSAGMAASPEMMGLGDVKLTPASKMNNKADGTPKTESKSKKSSSSTTTNEKITKLYELGGEPERKMWVDRYLAFTEEKAMGMTNLPAVGRKPLDLYRLYVSVKEIGGLTQVNKNKKWRELATNLNVGTSSSAASSLKKQYIQCLYAFECKIERGEDPPPDIFAAADSKKSQPKIQPPSPAGSGSMQGPQTPQSTSSSMAEGGDLKPPTPASTPHSQIPPLPGMRSNSVGIQDAFPDGSDPTFQKRNSMTPNPGYQPSMNTSDMMGRMSYEPNKDPYGSMRKAPGNDPFMSSGQGPNGGMGDPYSRAAGPGLGNVAMGPRQHYPYGGPYDRVRTEPGIGPEGNMGTGAPQPNLMPSNPDSGMYSPSRYPPQQQQQQRHDSYGNQFSAQGTPSGSPFPSQQTTVYQQQQNYKRPMDGTYGPPAKRHEGEMYSVPYSAGQGQPQQQQLPPAQPPPANQQQSAQPPPQQDVYNQYGNAYPATAATATERRPAGGPQNQFPFQFGRDRVSAPPGSNAQQNMPPQMMGGPIQASAEVAQQGTMWQGRNDMTYNYANRQSTGSAPQGPAYHGVNRTDEMLHTDQRANHEGPWPSHGTRQPPYGPSAPVPPMTRPPPANYQPPPSMQNHIPQVSSPAPLPRPMENRTSPSKSPFLHSGMKMQKAGPPVPASHIAPAPVQPPMIRRDITFPPGSVEATQPVLKQRRRLTMKDIGTPEAWRVMMSLKSGLLAESTWALDTINILLYDDNSIMTFSLSQLPGLLELLVEYFRRCLIEIFGILKEYEVGDPGQRTLLDPGRFSKASSPAPVEGEEEEDLLGPKLEEEEEEEVIENDEEMAFSGKDKAASENSEEKLISKFDKLPVKIVQKNDPFVVDCSDKLGRVQEFDSGLLHWRIGGGDTTEHIQTHFESKTELLPSRPHVPCLPVPRKYVTAVEGTSGTTEQEGPPPDGPPEKRITATMDDMLSTRSSTLTEEGAKSVEATKESSKFPFGISPAQSHRNIKILEDEPHSKDETPLCTLLDWQDSLAKRCICVSNTIRSLSFVPGNDFEMSKHPGLLLILGKLILLHHKHPERKQAPLTYEKEEEQDQGVSCNKVEWWWDCLEMLRENTLVTLANISGQLDLSPYPESICLPVLDGLLHWAVCPSAEAQDPFSTLGPNAVLSPQRLVLETLSKLSIQDNNVDLILATPPFSRLEKLYSTMVRFLSDRKNPVCREMAVVLLANLAQGDSLAARAIAVQKGSIGNLLGFLEDSLAATQFQQSQASLLHMQNPPFEPTSVDMMRRAARALLALAKVDENHSEFTLYESRLLDISVSPLMNSLVSQVICDVLFLIGQS